A window of Chaetodon auriga isolate fChaAug3 chromosome 2, fChaAug3.hap1, whole genome shotgun sequence contains these coding sequences:
- the LOC143331479 gene encoding twist-related protein 2-like, which yields MREEVSCTNSPEGGLGASEEELERGSKKSHQQGNRKRSPYPKKDTLGQAEESSTGSPNSLLPSGPKRLKKSPSTVVSLAPTSLGPRLDQPFEDLHSQRVIANVRERQRTQSLNDAFASLRKIIPTLPSDKLSKIQILKLASRYIDFLYQVLQSDEMDAKLASCNYLAHERLSYAFSVWRMEGAWAMSTSH from the coding sequence ATGAGAGAAGAGGTGTCCTGCACCAACTCCCCTGAAGGAGGTCTGGGGGCCAGCGAGGAGGAACTGGAAAGAGGATCGAAGAAGTCCCACCAGCAAGGAAACCGAAAACGTTCTCCTTACCCCAAGAAGGACACCCTCGGtcaggcagaggagagcagcaccGGCAGCCCCAACAGCCTGCTGCCGTCGGGGCCGAAGCGGCTGAAGAAAAGCCCTTCAACGGTCGTGTCGTTGGCCCCCACGTCGCTGGGCCCCAGGCTGGATCAGCCCTTCGAGGACCTCCACTCTCAGCGAGTCATCGCCAATGTGCGGGAGCGTCAACGCACTCAGTCCCTGAACGACGCCTTCGCCTCTCTACGCAAGATCATCCCCACGCTACCTTCAGACAAGCTGAGCAAGATCCAGATTCTGAAGCTGGCCTCACGCTACATCGACTTCCTCTACCAGGTGCTGCAGAGCGATGAGATGGACGCCAAGCTGGCCAGCTGCAACTACCTGGCCCACGAAAGACTGAGCTACGCCTTCTCCGtctggaggatggagggggcCTGGGCCATGTCCACCAGTCACTAG